Proteins found in one Triticum aestivum cultivar Chinese Spring chromosome 4D, IWGSC CS RefSeq v2.1, whole genome shotgun sequence genomic segment:
- the LOC123100056 gene encoding protein NODULATION SIGNALING PATHWAY 2, producing MDVTMEDVVGDLEISGYSSISTSPSSSLDDGMGLYGWNALSPVADWGLFCSDDGGHDLHGLIESMLCDDALIGKPDEHPTMFTDGPCYSNASDPSSTTTTNPGTPVQHDDTPDCNPEKGLRLLHLLMAAAEALSGPHKSRELARVILVRLKEMVSSTSGNAGASNMERLAAHFTDALQGLLDGSHSVAGTSRQAAMAASHHHSTGDVLTAFQMLQDMSPYMKFGHFTANQAILEAVAGDRRVHIVDYDLAEGIQWASLMQAMTSRPDGVSPPHLRITAITRSGGGGARAVQEAGRRLAAFAGSIGQPFSFGHCRLDSDERFRPATVRMVKGETLVANCILHQAAATTTVRRPTGSVASFLTGMASLGVKVVTVVEEEGEAEKNEEEASDAAAGGFVGRFMEELHRYSAVWDSLEAGFPTQSRVRGLVERVILAPNIAGAVSRAYRGTDGEGRRGWGEWMRGSGFEMVPLSCFNHSQARLLLGLFNDGYTVEETRPNKIVLGWKARRLLSASVWAPLPLSVPSSPAEGVCQPMGMAPASGGFGRTEYDYVDSFLVEPAYALI from the coding sequence ATGGACGTAACCATGGAGGACGTGGTCGGGGATCTCGAGATCTCCGGCTATAGCTCCATCTCCACGTCCCCGTCCTCCTCTCTTGACGACGGCATGGGGCTGTACGGGTGGAATGCGCTCTCCCCGGTCGCCGACTGGGGCCTGTTCTGCTCCGACGACGGCGGCCACGACCTCCACGGTCTGATCGAGTCCATGCTCTGCGATGACGCTCTCATCGGCAAGCCCGACGAGCACCCAACCATGTTCACGGACGGTCCCTGCTACTCCAACGCGTCGGACCCGAGCAGCACCACCACGACGAACCCAGGCACGCCCGTGCAGCACGACGACACGCCGGATTGCAATCCCGAAAAGGGCCTCCGGCTGCTGCACCTCCTCATGGCCGCCGCCGAGGCGCTCTCTGGCCCGCACAAGAGCCGGGAGCTGGCACGGGTGATATTGGTTCGGCTCAAGGAGATGGTCTCCAGCACCAGCGGCAACGCCGGCGCGTCCAACATGGAGCGCCTCGCCGCGCACTTCACCGACGCGCTCCAGGGGCTCCTCGATGGGTCCCACTCAGTCGCTGGGACCAGCAGGCAGGCCGCCATGGCCGCGTCCCACCACCACAGCACTGGCGACGTGTTGACGGCATTCCAGATGCTCCAGGACATGTCGCCGTACATGAAGTTCGGCCACTTCACCGCGAACCAGGCGATCCTGGAGGCGGTGGCGGGCGACCGGCGCGTCCACATCGTGGACTACGACCTCGCCGAGGGCATCCAGTGGGCGTCTCTGATGCAGGCCATGACGTCACGACCCGACGGCGTGTCGCCTCCCCACCTGCGCATCACCGCCATCACGCGGAGTGGCGGGGGCGGTGCGCGAGCAGTCCAGGAGGCCGGACGGCGCCTCGCGGCCTTCGCGGGGTCCATCGGGCAGCCCTTCTCGTTCGGACATTGCCGTCTGGACTCGGACGAGAGGTTCCGGCCGGCGACGGTCAGGATGGTCAAGGGGGAGACGCTCGTGGCCAACTGCATACTCCACCAAGCCGCAGCGACGACCACCGTCAGACGGCCCACCGGCTCGGTGGCGTCGTTCTTGACCGGCATGGCCTCTCTCGGGGTCAAGGTGGTGACGGTGGTGGAGGAGGAAGGGGAAGCGGAGAAGAACGAGGAGGAGGCGAGCGATGCCGCGGCGGGAGGCTTCGTGGGCCGGTTCATGGAGGAGCTACACCGGTACTCGGCGGTGTGGGACTCGCTGGAGGCCGGTTTCCCGACGCAGAGCCGGGTGCGCGGCCTCGTAGAGCGGGTCATCCTCGCCCCCAACATCGCCGGCGCCGTGAGCCGCGCGTACCGAGGGACGGACGGCGAGGGCAGGCGCGGGTGGGGTGAGTGGATGCGCGGGAGCGGATTCGAGATGGTGCCGCTGAGCTGCTTCAACCACAGCCAGGCCAGGCTGCTCCTCGGGCTGTTCAACGACGGGTACACGGTGGAGGAGACGAGACCAAACAAGATCGTGCTCGGCTGGAAGGCCCGGCGGCTGCTGTCGGCCTCCGTGTGGGCACCGCTGCCACTGTCGGTGCCATCGTCGCCGGCAGAAGGGGTGTGCCAGCCCATGGGGATGGCGCCGGCCAGCGGCGGCTTTGGCCGGACGGAGTACGACTACGTTGACTCGTTCCTCGTGGAACCTGCTTACGCGCTAATCTGA